One genomic region from Bacillus sp. SLBN-46 encodes:
- the cybH gene encoding Ni/Fe-hydrogenase, b-type cytochrome subunit: MAAPNLPTQTPGPFPDNPVINSENSFHTERSIVYKEVKNEVRAYVWELPVRIFHWLNMFAIIVLMGTGIYIGKPFASAGIPEEAYFSNLMGWMRYIHFFAAFLFVVNLLFRLYWVAVGNKFATSNPLRWIFWKEVFETIKFYLFLKNKKPHYVGHNPLAQLSYWIFIGLGSWIVMLTGFYMYFEPQQESFWAKLFVWVPYLFGGESYTLRSWHHLAAWGFMLFTLIHVYMAFRDDYLERNGSISSMITGYKTTTKKSVGEKDDK; encoded by the coding sequence ATGGCCGCGCCAAACTTACCGACTCAAACGCCGGGGCCGTTCCCTGATAATCCGGTGATCAACAGCGAGAATTCGTTTCACACAGAAAGATCAATTGTCTATAAAGAAGTAAAAAATGAAGTCAGAGCCTATGTTTGGGAATTACCGGTGAGGATTTTTCACTGGTTAAATATGTTCGCCATCATTGTATTAATGGGAACGGGGATTTACATTGGTAAACCGTTTGCATCGGCTGGAATCCCAGAAGAGGCCTACTTTTCAAATTTGATGGGCTGGATGCGCTATATTCACTTTTTTGCTGCCTTCTTATTCGTAGTGAATCTTCTATTCCGTTTGTATTGGGTTGCTGTAGGGAATAAGTTTGCCACCTCTAATCCACTCAGATGGATATTTTGGAAGGAAGTTTTTGAAACTATTAAATTCTATTTATTTTTGAAAAATAAAAAGCCCCATTATGTTGGTCATAACCCGCTGGCACAATTAAGTTATTGGATCTTTATTGGACTTGGTTCCTGGATTGTCATGCTGACAGGATTTTATATGTACTTTGAACCGCAGCAAGAGTCATTTTGGGCAAAATTGTTTGTCTGGGTGCCGTATTTATTTGGTGGAGAGAGTTATACGCTTCGCTCGTGGCATCATCTAGCAGCATGGGGCTTTATGTTATTTACCCTTATACATGTATATATGGCTTTCCGCGATGACTATCTTGAGCGAAATGGATCCATCTCATCCATGATTACAGGCTACAAAACAACTACGAAGAAATCAGTAGGTGAAAAGGATGACAAATAG
- a CDS encoding HyaD/HybD family hydrogenase maturation endopeptidase, with translation MTNRKVESKITILGIGNTLFSDEGVGIHLLPLLEEALKEVDQIEIIEGLTDGMRLLGPVEEAENLIIIDAINAGKEGGTIISLVGEEIPAYFGIKMSIHQLGFQEVLLAAKMRDRYPKQIVMFGMQPTSLELGVELTETNRQKLGELANAVIEQVHNWRNVS, from the coding sequence ATGACAAATAGAAAGGTAGAATCAAAGATTACAATTCTAGGAATTGGCAACACCCTCTTTTCTGACGAGGGTGTTGGCATCCACCTTTTGCCTTTATTAGAGGAAGCACTAAAGGAAGTTGATCAGATAGAAATTATAGAGGGTTTAACTGATGGTATGAGACTTCTGGGTCCAGTGGAGGAAGCCGAAAATCTTATAATTATTGATGCCATCAATGCCGGGAAAGAGGGTGGCACAATTATCTCACTTGTTGGGGAGGAAATTCCGGCTTATTTTGGTATCAAGATGTCCATTCACCAATTAGGCTTCCAAGAGGTTTTGTTAGCGGCCAAAATGAGGGATCGTTATCCTAAGCAAATTGTTATGTTCGGCATGCAGCCAACGTCACTTGAATTAGGAGTAGAGTTAACGGAAACCAACCGACAGAAACTGGGTGAACTGGCAAATGCCGTGATTGAGCAGGTGCATAACTGGAGAAATGTCTCATGA
- a CDS encoding hydrogenase maturation nickel metallochaperone HypA, with product MHEMSLMGDILQLVQEDAYDKGIQKIEKVELIVGEITNAMPDALQMAFDILRDQNLHLFSDNAELVIHLEEAQASCVICGMEYKPDQKIALCPNCLVPSGKVLSGETFQVLSYEGSNAQ from the coding sequence ATGCATGAAATGTCATTGATGGGAGATATTCTTCAGCTGGTCCAGGAGGATGCATACGATAAAGGGATTCAGAAAATTGAAAAGGTGGAATTGATAGTCGGAGAAATCACAAATGCCATGCCAGATGCCTTACAGATGGCTTTTGATATTCTGAGAGATCAAAATCTTCATCTCTTCTCGGATAATGCTGAGCTTGTTATCCATCTTGAAGAGGCACAAGCCAGTTGTGTCATTTGTGGCATGGAATATAAACCGGACCAAAAAATTGCTCTTTGTCCAAATTGCCTCGTTCCTTCTGGAAAGGTACTAAGTGGGGAAACGTTTCAGGTATTATCATACGAAGGGAGTAATGCACAATGA
- the hypB gene encoding hydrogenase nickel incorporation protein HypB produces MKVTLRTDVLTNNNKAAEFNRELFHNTNTLVINLMSSPGAGKTTLLEETVRALSKNFRIAVIEGDLATERDADRIRAMGAKAVQINTHGGCHLDARMVAATLGEFDLDEIDILFIENVGNLVCPSGYDLGQHHKVAVLSVPEGNDKIPKYPQMFMRTELVLLNKIDLLPYLDFSVEEARKDLSEINPESILISLSARTKEGLHEWFSWIEGAYERCVLQ; encoded by the coding sequence ATGAAGGTTACTCTAAGAACGGACGTTTTAACAAATAACAATAAGGCTGCTGAATTCAACCGAGAGCTATTCCACAATACCAACACCTTGGTCATTAATTTAATGAGTTCTCCTGGAGCAGGGAAGACCACATTACTAGAGGAAACAGTCAGAGCATTATCTAAAAACTTTCGGATCGCAGTGATCGAAGGCGATTTGGCAACGGAAAGAGATGCGGACCGAATTCGTGCAATGGGTGCAAAAGCTGTCCAAATTAACACCCATGGTGGCTGTCACCTAGACGCACGTATGGTTGCGGCAACACTAGGTGAATTTGATTTAGATGAAATTGATATTCTCTTTATTGAAAATGTTGGTAATCTCGTTTGCCCTTCAGGCTACGACTTAGGACAGCATCATAAAGTGGCGGTTTTAAGTGTACCAGAAGGTAACGACAAAATACCCAAGTACCCACAAATGTTTATGAGAACAGAACTTGTGCTTTTAAATAAAATTGATTTACTCCCTTATTTGGACTTTAGTGTGGAGGAAGCAAGAAAAGATTTATCGGAAATAAACCCGGAATCAATATTAATTTCTCTCTCAGCCCGGACAAAAGAAGGACTGCATGAATGGTTTTCTTGGATTGAAGGAGCATACGAGCGATGCGTACTGCAGTAA